TACGGACTCATGGTCTGGGCGGGCTTGGTCTGCGGATTCCTGGCGCTGCAGGCGGACATGCGCCGTCGAAAGCTGCCGGGCGATACCCTGAACATGATCCTGCTCATCGCTCTCGCCGGACTGGCGGGCTCCAAGCTGTATCACCTGCTCGAGCGCCCCTCGGAGTTCTTCGCTCATCCGCTGCAGATGTTCTTCAGCGCCTCCGGCTTCGCCTGGTTTGGAGGGCTGCTGGGTGGCCTGCTGGTCATTGTTCTGTTCTCCCTCCGCTACAGGATCGCGATCCTGACCCTGCTGGACGCCTGCAGTCCGGCAGCAGCGATCGGATACGGCGTCGGCCGTATCGGCTGTCTTCTTTCCGGCGACGGCGATTACGGTATCCCCACTTCCCTTCCCTGGTGCATGAGTTTTCCCAACGGATTGGTGCCGACCACTCAATGCGTCCACCCGACGCCGATCTACGAGTTCCTGGGAGCGGTGGTGATCTTCCTGTGGCTGTGGCGGCAGGCCAAGAGTTCGGCCGCCGGCGCCCGCGCGCCCGGCTGGGTGCTGGGACAGTATTTTGTCTTGACCGGACTGGCCCGCTTCCTGGTGGAGTTCATCCGCATCAACCCGCGGGTGTGGCTGGGCCTCAGCAACGCCCAGCTCGCCGGCACCTGCTCGGTGATGGTCGGGATTGTCTTGCTGCTGTTGACGCGCAGGGCGTCGCCCGGTTCTTCGTAGCGCCCCGCCGTCCTCCGCGCCTGTTATGATTTTCCTGCACGCATGAACCACGCGGAATCCTGGCGAGTCGCTCTCGACGCCCTGCGCGCCGACAAGGTGAAGGCCGCCCTGACCATGATCGGCGTCATTCTGGGCAGCGCTTGCATCGTCATGGTCGTGACC
The DNA window shown above is from Terriglobales bacterium and carries:
- a CDS encoding prolipoprotein diacylglyceryl transferase family protein; translated protein: MIPFLHLGPLRLGTYGLMVWAGLVCGFLALQADMRRRKLPGDTLNMILLIALAGLAGSKLYHLLERPSEFFAHPLQMFFSASGFAWFGGLLGGLLVIVLFSLRYRIAILTLLDACSPAAAIGYGVGRIGCLLSGDGDYGIPTSLPWCMSFPNGLVPTTQCVHPTPIYEFLGAVVIFLWLWRQAKSSAAGARAPGWVLGQYFVLTGLARFLVEFIRINPRVWLGLSNAQLAGTCSVMVGIVLLLLTRRASPGSS